Proteins encoded within one genomic window of Balneolaceae bacterium:
- a CDS encoding rhomboid family intramembrane serine protease: MALSVTIIIIGITCIISLIALYGNEALYEKGMLRPYRTVRKNTWYELISSGFLHGSLAHLLVNMFVLYFFGSVMEQVLGVFHFIALYISGLAVSSIPSFIFHRDNPNYATIGASGAVEAVLFSYIFVFPTEKLILLLLPIPIPAWLFGIAFLAYSIYEGQKGSMKINHEAHIAGAIWGILYLLFFVPNSVDHILTVFGLL, from the coding sequence ATGGCACTTTCTGTTACGATTATTATAATTGGCATTACTTGCATTATCTCTTTGATTGCTCTTTATGGAAATGAAGCTCTGTATGAAAAAGGGATGCTCCGTCCATATCGAACAGTGAGAAAAAATACCTGGTATGAGCTGATCAGTTCAGGTTTTTTACATGGCAGCCTGGCTCACCTCCTGGTAAATATGTTCGTTTTATACTTTTTTGGATCTGTGATGGAGCAGGTTCTCGGCGTTTTTCATTTCATAGCTCTTTATATAAGTGGTTTGGCAGTATCCTCTATTCCATCATTTATTTTTCACAGAGATAACCCAAATTATGCTACAATCGGTGCTTCAGGAGCCGTGGAGGCCGTATTATTTAGCTATATTTTTGTATTTCCTACAGAGAAATTAATACTCCTTTTACTGCCCATTCCTATTCCCGCATGGCTTTTTGGAATCGCTTTCCTGGCATACAGTATTTATGAAGGACAAAAAGGATCAATGAAGATCAATCACGAAGCGCACATTGCCGGAGCGATCTGGGGAATTTTATACCTTCTCTTCTTTGTGCCCAATAGCGTTGACCATATTTTGACGGTGTTTGGCCTCTTGTAA
- a CDS encoding septal ring lytic transglycosylase RlpA family protein, translated as MSVKHSKIIFAVSLGVLLLIVSSCGVVRRTSPPETSREGAIIGSGIASWYGPNFHGKLTANGERYNMNDYTAAHKTLPFNTMVRVDNVENGKSVVVRINDRGPYVDNRIIDLSRKAAQEIDMIGSGTTSVRLMVVREGDRPIDQQNISNTETFTIQLAAFKRESEADNLSNQISGSRVEQVTIQGKTIYRVYYGTYTNPAQARDDLNKLNQKGIEGFVKQIEN; from the coding sequence ATGTCAGTAAAACATTCTAAAATTATTTTCGCTGTTTCGTTAGGCGTTCTTTTACTGATCGTCTCATCTTGCGGAGTTGTGCGGCGAACCTCACCGCCCGAAACATCCCGAGAAGGTGCCATCATCGGCAGCGGAATTGCAAGCTGGTATGGCCCCAATTTTCATGGCAAACTCACGGCGAACGGCGAACGGTACAACATGAATGATTACACGGCTGCTCATAAAACTTTGCCGTTCAATACCATGGTTCGGGTTGATAATGTTGAAAATGGCAAATCGGTTGTTGTGAGGATCAATGATCGCGGTCCGTATGTAGACAATCGAATTATCGATCTCTCAAGAAAAGCGGCACAAGAAATCGACATGATTGGCTCTGGCACTACAAGTGTACGCCTGATGGTAGTTCGCGAAGGCGACCGCCCGATTGATCAGCAAAATATAAGTAACACGGAAACATTTACTATTCAACTTGCTGCTTTTAAGAGAGAATCTGAAGCTGATAATCTTTCTAATCAAATTTCCGGATCGCGAGTGGAACAAGTAACTATTCAGGGAAAAACAATCTATCGGGTTTATTATGGAACTTATACTAATCCCGCACAAGCAAGAGACGATCTGAATAAACTGAACCAAAAAGGTATTGAGGGGTTTGTGAAACAGATTGAGAATTAA
- a CDS encoding ammonium transporter → MKIKNWGKFPLLLLTFLLISTPALAQDGATIDTGTTAWMLVSTALVLLMIPGLAMFYGGLVRTKNVLGTMMHSFAAMGIMTVLWVAVGYAMAFGPNVFGGWFGWNPSYVFLTGIDDAIMDAGVPEYVFSMFQGKFAIITPALIAGAFAERVKFKSYCLFIALWGLLVYNPLCHWVWAEDGFLFNLGANGAIDFAGGTVVHISAGVSGLVAAIYLGARRGFPVTNMPPSNLVMTMIGGGLLWVGWFGFNAGSSVASGLSTAQALTATQVAAASGAITWMVIETWHQGKATALGIMSGILAGLVAVTPAAGVVQPFGAFMLGIFASVFCYIAIIAKNKLGYDDSLDAFGIHGVGGIVGAILLTFFIRDSWMAEAAELAGGSWTVWQQLGVQVAAVLIAIAYAAILTLILLFVVNKLVGFRSDPKEEMQGLDSAYHSEHGYGMLNPN, encoded by the coding sequence ATGAAAATAAAAAACTGGGGAAAATTCCCTCTACTGCTACTAACCTTTCTCTTAATCTCAACTCCAGCACTTGCGCAAGACGGGGCAACTATTGATACAGGTACTACTGCCTGGATGCTCGTCTCAACAGCACTCGTACTATTGATGATTCCCGGCCTCGCTATGTTTTATGGCGGACTGGTTCGCACAAAAAACGTTCTCGGTACGATGATGCACAGCTTTGCCGCGATGGGGATCATGACTGTATTATGGGTGGCCGTTGGATACGCGATGGCTTTTGGCCCCAACGTCTTTGGCGGATGGTTTGGCTGGAATCCCAGCTATGTGTTTTTAACCGGAATTGATGATGCAATAATGGATGCCGGAGTTCCCGAATATGTGTTCAGCATGTTCCAGGGCAAATTTGCGATTATAACTCCCGCGCTGATTGCCGGTGCTTTTGCCGAGCGTGTGAAGTTCAAATCCTATTGCTTGTTTATTGCTCTCTGGGGACTCCTTGTTTACAATCCGCTCTGCCACTGGGTATGGGCTGAAGACGGATTCCTTTTCAACCTCGGCGCCAACGGCGCAATTGATTTTGCCGGCGGAACTGTCGTTCATATCTCAGCCGGTGTCAGCGGCTTGGTTGCAGCCATCTATCTTGGTGCAAGACGCGGATTTCCGGTCACAAACATGCCGCCCAGCAATTTAGTAATGACTATGATTGGCGGCGGACTTCTCTGGGTTGGCTGGTTTGGATTCAACGCGGGCAGTTCTGTTGCCAGTGGTTTGAGCACGGCCCAGGCATTGACTGCGACACAAGTTGCCGCTGCATCCGGAGCGATTACATGGATGGTTATTGAAACGTGGCACCAGGGCAAAGCTACGGCTTTGGGCATCATGTCAGGGATTTTAGCCGGTTTGGTTGCTGTAACTCCCGCAGCCGGTGTGGTTCAACCGTTCGGAGCCTTTATGCTTGGAATCTTTGCATCTGTTTTCTGCTACATCGCCATTATTGCGAAAAACAAATTGGGATATGATGACAGCCTTGATGCTTTTGGAATTCACGGAGTTGGCGGAATTGTTGGGGCGATTCTCCTCACATTCTTCATCCGGGATAGCTGGATGGCCGAAGCCGCTGAACTTGCCGGCGGAAGCTGGACCGTCTGGCAGCAATTGGGCGTTCAGGTTGCAGCTGTTTTGATTGCGATTGCATATGCAGCCATACTCACGCTGATCCTGTTGTTCGTTGTGAATAAACTTGTAGGCTTCCGGTCTGATCCAAAAGAGGAGATGCAAGGCCTTGACAGTGCCTACCACAGCGAGCACGGATACGGAATGCTCAATCCTAATTAA
- a CDS encoding energy transducer TonB: MTERKKPDADLRNFHTVFLELGLLITLVIFIIAVRMEINTGATEEVQLEEQEVVEMEEVIRTEQMETPPPPPRPPVPVEVPNDEIVEDVEINIGGDLDLGGQLDMPPPPPPAEEEEEEDFFVVVEEMPELIGGLGELQQKIKYPEMARRAGIEGRVYIQFIVNEQGNVENPRVIRGIGGGADEEALRVVKQAKFKPGMQRGRPVRVQYSLPIFFRLQN, encoded by the coding sequence ATGACTGAACGAAAGAAACCAGATGCCGATTTAAGAAATTTTCACACGGTTTTTCTCGAACTTGGCCTTCTGATTACACTGGTAATATTTATCATCGCTGTGCGCATGGAAATAAATACCGGTGCAACGGAAGAAGTACAACTCGAGGAACAAGAAGTTGTGGAAATGGAAGAGGTAATTCGAACCGAACAGATGGAAACACCTCCTCCACCTCCACGCCCACCCGTACCGGTAGAAGTACCCAACGATGAAATTGTAGAAGATGTAGAAATAAATATCGGTGGCGATCTTGATTTAGGTGGTCAGCTTGATATGCCTCCACCACCCCCACCGGCTGAGGAAGAAGAAGAGGAAGATTTCTTTGTTGTTGTTGAAGAGATGCCAGAATTGATTGGCGGCCTTGGTGAACTTCAACAGAAAATTAAATACCCTGAGATGGCACGACGTGCCGGAATTGAGGGTCGTGTTTACATTCAGTTTATTGTAAACGAACAGGGTAATGTTGAAAATCCACGTGTAATTCGAGGAATAGGCGGCGGAGCTGATGAAGAAGCACTCAGAGTTGTAAAACAGGCGAAGTTTAAACCTGGTATGCAGCGTGGACGACCCGTTCGGGTTCAGTACAGTTTACCTATCTTCTTTAGATTACAGAATTAA
- the serC gene encoding 3-phosphoserine/phosphohydroxythreonine transaminase, whose product MNRVHNFSAGPATLPVSVLEKAQSELTNYKGKGASIMEMSHRSPEYKEVNDQAVARLKELTGADDDWEVLFLQGGASTQFLMAPFNFLSEGQTADYIDTGSWSAKAIKEAKLFGNVHVPFSSKDVNYTRIPTNEELNSSDDAVYTHITSNNTIFGTQFQEEPETNGSLLICDASSDFLSRPINLDKYALIYAGAQKNLGPAGVTVVMIRKSFMKNQKSEALPTMMNYQTHLDKIFNTPPVFAVYMVNYVLEWVQEQGGVSHFEEINTKKSDLIYNELDKDEFYHGTVEKDSRSKMNVTFRIKDENLEQTFVSEAAENGLVALKGHRSVGGIRASIYNACEYDSVKTLVEFMRDFRKNNG is encoded by the coding sequence ATGAATAGAGTACATAATTTTAGCGCCGGACCGGCAACACTTCCCGTTTCGGTTTTAGAGAAAGCACAATCTGAATTAACTAATTATAAAGGCAAAGGCGCCTCCATTATGGAGATGAGCCACCGGAGCCCGGAGTATAAAGAAGTAAACGATCAGGCTGTAGCCCGGTTAAAGGAACTGACGGGAGCAGATGATGACTGGGAAGTTCTCTTTTTACAGGGAGGAGCCAGTACACAGTTTTTAATGGCACCTTTTAATTTTTTGAGTGAAGGCCAGACTGCCGATTACATCGATACAGGCTCATGGTCTGCCAAAGCGATTAAAGAAGCCAAGCTTTTTGGAAACGTTCATGTTCCATTTTCAAGCAAAGATGTAAATTATACGCGGATTCCAACCAATGAGGAACTGAATTCATCTGATGATGCGGTATATACCCATATCACCAGCAACAATACCATTTTTGGAACTCAGTTCCAGGAAGAACCGGAAACAAACGGTTCTCTCTTGATTTGTGACGCTTCCTCCGATTTTCTTTCCCGGCCGATTAATCTCGACAAATATGCTCTGATCTATGCCGGTGCACAGAAAAACCTCGGCCCCGCCGGAGTAACTGTTGTGATGATTCGAAAATCGTTTATGAAGAATCAGAAGTCAGAAGCATTACCTACCATGATGAACTACCAGACTCACCTGGATAAGATTTTTAACACCCCCCCGGTGTTTGCTGTCTATATGGTGAATTACGTATTGGAATGGGTTCAGGAACAAGGTGGAGTATCGCACTTTGAAGAGATCAACACGAAAAAATCTGACCTTATATATAACGAGCTCGACAAAGATGAGTTCTATCACGGAACTGTGGAGAAAGATTCCCGATCAAAAATGAATGTGACATTCAGGATTAAAGATGAAAATCTTGAACAAACATTCGTGTCAGAAGCGGCTGAGAATGGCCTTGTTGCGCTGAAAGGACACAGAAGTGTTGGCGGAATACGTGCAAGTATCTACAACGCCTGTGAATACGACAGCGTAAAAACGCTTGTTGAGTTCATGCGCGATTTCAGAAAGAACAACGGGTAA
- a CDS encoding AAA family ATPase — MSKTTKQYLFSELKHFLNQKESYPHQVDEIEHIQTHISHLFLAGSFVYKIKKPVDFGFLDYSTLQKRRKYCQREIELNRRLSDDIYLGVIGIARDNGKYHFEPDNPDSDAIIEYAVKMRKLPEEYFLDQIVKEGNLENEHLNRVADILTAFYQEQNNKQDLLKWGKIETIQQNTDENFEQTEKFIGQTISRNSYDAIRYFTDHYYHQNEELFRRRMENGLIVDGHGDLHLEHIHITPQKVQIYDCIEFNERFRYGDLAADLAFLAMDLDFNNCSRQERYFVQLMSEKLEDEELLKIIDFYKCYRAYVKGKVKSLQSVEEEVPKENRKQLSERADRYFNLSLNYTLVGSQPVVVVFMGRIATGKSTLAKRLSEQINIECYSSDRVRKSQAGLEIDKRTPSQKRRSLYSADMSEKTYNILISNAIESVKNGNSVILDATFSRKKYRKIFVDRLMREEISYLFIEVCADDSTIIERLKARENKEEIISDARLEDFDTLTAGYEKPLEIDQDHIISIQTAQPGEDTIEQLYRKMIDNHLKR, encoded by the coding sequence ATGAGTAAAACAACGAAACAGTATTTATTTTCAGAACTAAAGCATTTTTTGAACCAAAAGGAATCCTATCCGCACCAGGTGGATGAGATCGAGCACATCCAGACTCATATTTCGCATCTGTTTCTCGCGGGCTCATTTGTGTACAAAATCAAAAAGCCAGTGGATTTTGGTTTCCTGGACTACAGTACGCTTCAGAAGAGAAGAAAATACTGCCAACGTGAAATTGAACTTAACCGGCGTCTCAGCGATGATATTTATTTGGGCGTGATTGGAATTGCAAGGGATAACGGAAAGTATCATTTTGAGCCGGATAATCCGGATTCAGATGCAATTATAGAGTATGCTGTAAAAATGCGGAAACTACCCGAAGAGTATTTTCTGGATCAAATTGTTAAAGAAGGTAACCTGGAAAATGAACATCTGAATCGTGTTGCCGATATTTTAACAGCGTTTTATCAGGAACAGAATAATAAGCAGGATCTGTTGAAATGGGGCAAGATTGAAACCATTCAACAAAATACAGATGAAAATTTCGAACAAACAGAGAAATTCATCGGCCAAACAATCTCCCGGAATAGTTATGACGCCATCCGGTATTTTACAGATCACTATTATCATCAGAATGAAGAACTGTTCAGACGGCGTATGGAAAACGGTTTAATTGTAGACGGCCATGGAGATCTGCACCTGGAACACATCCATATTACACCCCAAAAAGTTCAGATATACGACTGTATTGAATTTAATGAACGGTTTCGCTACGGAGATCTTGCTGCCGACCTTGCCTTCCTGGCGATGGACCTGGATTTCAACAACTGCAGCCGTCAGGAACGGTACTTTGTTCAGCTGATGTCTGAAAAACTGGAAGATGAAGAGCTGTTGAAGATTATTGATTTCTACAAATGTTATCGTGCTTACGTGAAGGGAAAAGTGAAAAGCCTGCAAAGCGTGGAAGAGGAAGTGCCAAAGGAAAACCGGAAGCAGCTATCAGAGCGGGCCGACCGTTATTTTAATCTATCGCTGAACTACACCCTGGTAGGATCGCAACCGGTTGTTGTTGTTTTTATGGGGAGGATAGCTACGGGCAAGAGCACACTGGCCAAGAGATTATCAGAGCAAATAAATATTGAGTGCTACTCGTCAGACAGAGTTCGGAAATCACAGGCAGGCTTAGAGATTGATAAGCGAACTCCTTCTCAAAAAAGACGATCTCTCTACTCTGCGGATATGTCAGAGAAAACCTATAACATATTGATTTCAAATGCGATTGAATCTGTTAAAAATGGAAATTCAGTAATACTGGATGCTACATTCAGCAGGAAAAAATACAGGAAAATATTTGTTGATCGATTAATGAGAGAAGAGATCTCCTATCTTTTTATAGAAGTTTGCGCAGATGATAGTACCATAATTGAACGACTAAAGGCCAGGGAGAATAAAGAAGAGATAATTTCAGATGCGCGGCTTGAAGATTTTGATACACTAACCGCTGGTTATGAAAAACCATTGGAAATAGACCAGGATCATATTATTTCCATTCAGACGGCTCAACCGGGAGAAGATACTATTGAACAACTGTACAGGAAAATGATTGATAATCACTTAAAGCGTTAA
- a CDS encoding DUF1015 family protein, with product MAIIHPFKGWLPKPEKADEVASVPYDVISTEEAAEMAEGKPFSFLHVIRPEIDLPKGTAFNDEAVYEKGAENLKKLLRSDLYEQDSKSAIYIYQLETENHTQTGVFTCASVEDYDNEVILKHELTRPDKEDDRTRHILTQEAHAEPVMLTFRDTEDIAFHIQKATMTSEPFIEHTGDDGVTHKIWKVFSTVDFVEGFSKIENLYIADGHHRCKSASRVAEMLRKKRKTFPGESEFEYFPVVLFPMEQMKILPYNRVLKDVSDETFGKLKDNFGTEKTSTKQPEEKGIINLYYKGDWWKMNLPEAKDDNVASSLDAAILQDQILSPFFDIENPRTDKKINFIGGIRGTKELEKVVDSGKYDLAISMYPTGIQELVDVSDQGELMPPKSTWFEPKLKSGLIIHTF from the coding sequence ATGGCAATTATTCACCCATTTAAAGGCTGGCTTCCGAAACCCGAAAAGGCAGACGAAGTAGCCAGCGTTCCCTATGATGTAATAAGCACCGAAGAAGCCGCTGAAATGGCTGAGGGCAAACCTTTTAGTTTTTTGCATGTTATTCGGCCTGAAATTGACCTTCCGAAAGGCACTGCATTTAATGATGAAGCTGTTTACGAGAAAGGAGCAGAAAATCTAAAGAAACTTCTTCGATCCGACTTGTACGAACAGGATTCCAAATCTGCGATCTATATCTACCAGCTTGAAACAGAAAATCATACACAAACCGGTGTATTTACCTGTGCCTCCGTTGAAGATTACGACAATGAAGTAATTCTAAAACATGAACTCACCCGGCCCGATAAAGAAGACGACCGAACCCGGCATATCCTCACACAGGAAGCTCATGCCGAACCGGTGATGCTAACTTTCAGGGATACAGAAGATATTGCATTCCACATCCAAAAAGCGACGATGACTTCTGAACCTTTCATTGAACATACCGGAGATGACGGAGTTACCCACAAAATCTGGAAAGTATTTTCAACAGTCGATTTTGTTGAAGGATTCTCAAAGATTGAAAATCTATATATTGCCGATGGTCATCACCGGTGTAAAAGTGCCTCGCGAGTAGCAGAGATGCTTAGAAAAAAGAGAAAAACGTTTCCGGGTGAATCTGAATTTGAATATTTCCCGGTGGTTCTTTTCCCGATGGAGCAGATGAAAATTCTTCCCTACAACCGTGTTTTGAAAGATGTCTCCGATGAAACATTTGGAAAGCTTAAAGACAATTTTGGGACAGAGAAAACTTCAACCAAACAGCCCGAAGAGAAAGGCATTATAAATCTCTACTATAAAGGAGATTGGTGGAAGATGAATTTACCGGAGGCCAAAGATGATAATGTTGCTTCTTCTTTAGATGCCGCTATTCTGCAGGATCAGATTCTGAGTCCGTTTTTTGATATTGAAAATCCACGGACAGATAAAAAAATAAATTTTATTGGAGGAATCAGAGGCACGAAAGAACTGGAAAAAGTTGTTGATTCAGGAAAATACGATTTAGCAATCAGCATGTATCCCACAGGTATACAGGAATTGGTAGACGTTTCAGACCAGGGCGAGCTTATGCCTCCAAAATCAACCTGGTTTGAGCCTAAACTAAAATCAGGATTAATCATACATACATTTTAA
- a CDS encoding phytoene desaturase yields MKKDIIVIGTGFGGLGAASRLLSQGHNVTLFEKRDKPGGRAYVYEIDGFKFDGGPTVITAPFMFDDIFEAAGKKREDYIEFVPCNPFYRIFDHEGRQFDYNNDHEFTLEEIRKRNPKDADGYERFIKTTKAIFDKGFVELADKPFLKFTDMLKVAPDLIKLQSYKSVYSYVSQFIEDDFLRRCFSFHPLLVGGNPFDTTSIYAMIHYLEREWGVHYAMGGTGAIVEALCNLIEDQGGKIHLNSEIEEILVKNGKASGVRLKNGDIQMADVVVSNADVAFTYKNLINPKHRKKYTDRKIERTKYSMSLFVIYFGTKKRYLDSGLAHHNIILGERYKGLLKDIFHKKELADDFSLYLHMPTITDPSMAPEGHEAFYVLSPVPHLDSGTDWNEMTPKYRDAIIHFLEENYLPDLQENIVAEHTIDPLHFQNTLNSYKGSAFSVEPILTQSAWFRPHNRSEDVDNLYFVGAGTHPGAGLPGVLSSSKIAENLIGEA; encoded by the coding sequence ATGAAAAAAGATATCATAGTTATTGGAACAGGATTTGGCGGACTTGGAGCTGCCTCAAGATTGCTCTCTCAAGGTCATAATGTAACTCTTTTTGAAAAGAGAGATAAACCCGGCGGACGTGCTTATGTCTACGAAATCGATGGATTTAAATTCGATGGTGGTCCTACCGTTATTACTGCCCCCTTCATGTTTGATGATATTTTTGAAGCAGCTGGTAAAAAACGAGAAGATTACATAGAGTTTGTGCCCTGCAATCCATTTTACCGCATTTTTGACCATGAAGGAAGGCAATTCGACTACAATAATGACCACGAATTCACACTTGAAGAGATTAGAAAAAGAAACCCAAAAGATGCCGATGGATATGAAAGGTTTATAAAAACCACAAAGGCTATTTTTGACAAAGGTTTCGTTGAACTGGCAGACAAACCATTCCTGAAGTTTACGGATATGCTGAAGGTAGCTCCGGATCTCATCAAACTTCAATCTTACAAGTCGGTTTATAGTTATGTCTCGCAATTTATTGAAGATGATTTTCTTCGCCGGTGTTTTTCATTTCATCCGCTGCTGGTTGGCGGGAATCCGTTTGATACCACCTCTATCTATGCGATGATCCACTACCTTGAACGCGAATGGGGAGTGCACTATGCAATGGGAGGAACCGGCGCGATTGTGGAAGCCTTGTGCAATCTGATTGAAGATCAGGGCGGGAAGATCCATCTGAATTCCGAGATTGAAGAAATCTTAGTAAAAAATGGAAAAGCATCTGGAGTTCGGTTAAAAAACGGAGATATCCAGATGGCGGATGTTGTCGTTTCCAATGCAGACGTTGCTTTCACCTATAAGAATCTCATCAACCCAAAACATCGAAAAAAATATACCGACCGAAAAATTGAGCGGACGAAGTACAGCATGTCGCTTTTTGTGATCTATTTCGGGACCAAAAAACGATATCTCGATTCAGGTCTGGCTCATCACAACATCATTTTGGGTGAGCGATACAAAGGACTGCTAAAAGACATCTTTCATAAAAAAGAGCTGGCTGATGATTTTTCGCTCTACCTGCACATGCCCACAATAACCGATCCATCGATGGCACCGGAAGGCCATGAGGCGTTTTATGTGCTCTCTCCTGTCCCCCATCTCGACAGTGGTACCGATTGGAACGAAATGACACCAAAATACCGCGATGCCATTATACATTTCCTGGAAGAAAACTACCTGCCGGATCTTCAAGAGAATATCGTCGCGGAACATACCATCGATCCGCTTCACTTTCAAAATACCCTCAACAGTTACAAAGGTTCGGCATTTTCGGTTGAGCCGATTCTTACGCAATCGGCATGGTTTCGGCCCCATAACAGATCTGAAGATGTGGATAATCTCTATTTTGTGGGAGCGGGAACTCATCCCGGAGCAGGTCTGCCCGGTGTTTTATCTTCATCCAAAATTGCAGAAAATTTAATTGGTGAAGCCTGA
- a CDS encoding NUDIX hydrolase gives MKNSEIIPVTAAGGVLYKAGSSPKKVLLIKRNGFWDIPKGKLEKGETIEECAVREVEEEVGAEDLTTEKFLCETFHRYQADGKNYGKTTHWYLMEFDNPDYDFEPETNEGITEVKWANIEEAKKIVEFENLVKVLNKVE, from the coding sequence ATGAAAAATAGCGAGATTATACCGGTAACGGCTGCAGGTGGTGTACTTTATAAAGCCGGATCATCTCCCAAAAAAGTTCTCCTTATCAAACGAAATGGGTTTTGGGATATACCAAAAGGTAAACTTGAAAAGGGCGAAACAATCGAAGAGTGTGCCGTACGAGAAGTTGAAGAGGAGGTGGGAGCTGAAGATCTCACCACTGAAAAATTTCTGTGCGAGACCTTCCACAGATATCAGGCAGACGGAAAAAATTATGGAAAAACCACTCACTGGTACCTAATGGAGTTTGATAATCCTGATTATGATTTTGAGCCGGAAACCAATGAAGGAATAACAGAAGTGAAATGGGCGAATATTGAAGAAGCAAAAAAAATAGTGGAGTTTGAGAACCTTGTAAAAGTTCTGAATAAAGTGGAATAG
- a CDS encoding PAS domain-containing sensor histidine kinase — MSTEDKSENKPDSDYSLIPFFELSSDLLCIAGFDGYFKKVNPALCNILEYSKEELLSQPINSFIHPEDQELTEKYREKIRSGKPLLYYENRYLTKTGKTIWLSWTSIPIDDKELVYAIAKDITHLKKHENERNQLLTELTASNKRLKQLTYTTSHDLRSPVSNLLAVFNLIDTSTIKDEETLEFLGLLKRASENLKETLDNYVDHLNREDALKLETSELDVRQVLNTVKKSISSFIRDSDTTFNIQLDDFDTLNFNRSYLESIFLNLITNSVKYAHPDRNPVISITTEINNGDKQLIFSDNGRGFDSEKLKGKVFGLHQKFHDHPDSKGIGLYLVYNHITNLGGKISVESKINEGTTFTLTFND, encoded by the coding sequence ATGAGCACTGAAGATAAATCAGAAAATAAGCCGGATTCGGATTATTCACTCATACCTTTTTTTGAATTGTCATCTGACTTGCTTTGCATTGCTGGATTTGATGGTTATTTCAAAAAAGTAAACCCAGCCCTCTGTAATATTTTGGAGTACTCAAAGGAGGAGCTGCTTTCACAGCCAATAAATTCATTTATTCACCCGGAGGATCAGGAACTAACGGAAAAATATCGTGAGAAAATTCGGAGTGGGAAACCACTTCTGTATTATGAAAACAGATATCTTACCAAAACAGGAAAAACAATCTGGCTGTCATGGACTTCCATCCCCATTGATGACAAAGAGTTAGTTTATGCTATTGCCAAAGATATAACTCACCTCAAAAAGCACGAGAATGAACGAAATCAGTTGCTTACGGAATTGACAGCCTCCAATAAACGATTAAAACAACTGACATATACAACATCACATGATTTGCGATCTCCTGTCAGTAATCTTTTAGCTGTTTTTAATTTGATTGATACATCAACCATCAAGGATGAAGAGACACTGGAGTTTCTCGGACTTCTTAAAAGAGCCTCAGAAAATTTGAAAGAGACATTAGATAATTATGTAGATCACCTCAATCGAGAGGATGCTTTAAAATTAGAAACCAGCGAGTTGGATGTAAGACAGGTTTTAAACACTGTTAAAAAATCGATCAGTTCTTTCATCCGGGATTCAGATACCACATTTAACATTCAATTAGATGATTTTGATACACTTAATTTCAATCGGTCATACCTTGAGAGCATATTTTTAAACCTGATTACAAATTCAGTTAAATACGCTCATCCAGATCGTAATCCTGTCATTTCAATAACTACTGAAATAAATAATGGCGATAAGCAGCTTATTTTTTCAGATAATGGCAGAGGTTTCGACAGCGAGAAATTGAAAGGGAAAGTTTTTGGGCTACATCAAAAATTCCATGATCATCCTGACAGTAAAGGTATTGGGCTTTACCTTGTTTACAATCACATCACAAATTTGGGAGGAAAAATTTCAGTGGAAAGTAAAATTAATGAGGGAACTACATTTACGCTTACCTTTAATGATTGA
- a CDS encoding DUF1844 domain-containing protein translates to MSETENKSSNNEKFSPDQQQQLLFMMLIQQHEQIAMMGMGKVKNPATDKIERDLKSAKYAIDTLVMLQKFTEGNLPKELKDYLNQTLTNLRLNYADEREKDSGEETDSSDEK, encoded by the coding sequence ATGAGCGAGACCGAAAATAAATCGTCTAATAATGAAAAGTTTAGTCCCGACCAACAGCAACAACTTCTCTTTATGATGCTGATTCAACAGCACGAGCAGATTGCTATGATGGGAATGGGTAAAGTAAAAAATCCCGCTACAGATAAAATTGAAAGAGATCTGAAATCAGCTAAATATGCTATTGATACATTGGTAATGCTTCAAAAATTTACAGAAGGTAATTTACCAAAGGAGCTTAAAGATTATTTGAATCAAACACTTACCAATCTCAGGCTAAACTATGCCGACGAACGAGAGAAAGACAGCGGTGAAGAAACCGATTCCTCAGATGAAAAATAG